A stretch of the Tannerella serpentiformis genome encodes the following:
- a CDS encoding LptF/LptG family permease: MKRLYIFLLKTFLPLFFMTFGICLFIVLMQFLWKYVDDMVGKGIGIGVLAEMFFYAALSFVPMALPLAILLASLMTFGNLGEQLELLAMKSAGISLPRIMQPFIVLLAFVAVGAFFFQNNIIPLSQVKMYTLLSSVRDKSPELEIPESTFYSQISGFNVYVKKKDHDGLLHHLMIYDYSDGFNNAQVIVADSGRLKVSTDKQFLVLYLFDGRMFKNLRDQGEATEGGAVPYQKESFKSREILIRFDSEFHRADESAMQDRYVGKNLASLRTSIDSMTVRLDSVKESNAREVYAHSYRRDLNPTVDTSAAHAPAPQPTPETFDSLLAELSPERRTAYIQSARNTIEMIKADNEFQADILASDEKEMRRHHTEMHKKFTLSFACLIFFFIGAPLGAIIRKGGLGMPVVISVFLFIFYYVIDNIGFKMASNGMWQPWQGMWLSSAVLLPLGIFLTYKASNDSAILNADTYTEALKRIIGKRPTRKVERKEVIMYALDYAAWSRRITALDTDIKAYLQGSRRWLPYFRFWRQGGRDPEAERIARQLEDVVEEGRNSDRHLVLNKLMDYPILSGYDLVDFRMSPRAGRIMAWIFPVSLPIYLLSMIRRKLLLNDLRTTLRVSGEMQTLIPNDNS; this comes from the coding sequence GACGATATGGTCGGCAAGGGCATCGGTATCGGCGTCCTTGCCGAGATGTTTTTTTACGCCGCCCTCTCCTTCGTGCCCATGGCCCTGCCGCTGGCCATCCTACTGGCCTCGCTGATGACGTTTGGCAACCTCGGCGAGCAGCTCGAGCTCCTGGCCATGAAATCCGCCGGCATCTCCCTGCCCCGCATCATGCAGCCTTTCATCGTCCTGCTCGCCTTCGTGGCCGTCGGGGCGTTCTTTTTTCAGAACAACATCATCCCCCTCTCGCAGGTCAAGATGTACACCCTGCTCAGCTCCGTGCGCGACAAGTCGCCCGAGCTCGAGATCCCCGAAAGCACCTTCTACAGCCAGATCTCAGGCTTCAACGTGTACGTCAAGAAGAAAGATCACGACGGCCTGCTGCACCACCTGATGATCTACGACTACTCCGACGGATTCAACAACGCGCAAGTCATCGTGGCCGACTCCGGACGGCTGAAAGTCTCCACCGATAAGCAGTTCCTCGTCCTCTACCTCTTCGACGGACGCATGTTCAAGAACCTCCGCGATCAGGGCGAAGCCACCGAAGGCGGCGCAGTGCCGTACCAGAAAGAATCGTTCAAGTCACGCGAGATCCTCATCCGCTTCGACTCCGAATTCCACCGCGCCGACGAGTCCGCCATGCAAGACCGCTACGTGGGTAAGAACCTCGCCAGCCTCCGTACCTCCATCGACTCCATGACCGTACGCCTCGACAGCGTCAAGGAGTCCAACGCCCGCGAGGTCTACGCCCACTCCTACCGCCGCGACCTCAACCCCACCGTCGACACCTCCGCAGCCCACGCACCTGCGCCGCAGCCCACGCCCGAAACCTTCGACAGTCTGCTGGCCGAGCTATCGCCCGAACGCCGCACCGCCTACATACAGAGCGCCCGCAACACCATCGAAATGATCAAGGCCGACAACGAGTTTCAGGCCGACATCCTGGCCAGCGACGAGAAAGAGATGCGCCGCCACCACACGGAGATGCACAAGAAGTTCACCCTCTCCTTCGCCTGCCTCATCTTCTTCTTCATCGGCGCCCCCTTAGGCGCCATCATCCGCAAGGGTGGCCTAGGCATGCCCGTCGTCATCTCCGTCTTCCTCTTCATCTTCTATTACGTCATCGACAACATCGGGTTCAAGATGGCCAGCAACGGCATGTGGCAACCCTGGCAGGGCATGTGGCTCAGCTCTGCCGTACTGCTGCCCCTCGGCATCTTCTTGACCTATAAAGCATCGAACGACTCGGCCATCCTCAACGCCGACACCTACACCGAGGCCCTCAAACGAATCATCGGCAAGCGCCCCACGCGAAAGGTGGAGAGGAAGGAAGTCATCATGTACGCCCTCGACTACGCCGCATGGAGCCGCCGCATCACCGCATTAGACACCGACATCAAGGCCTACCTCCAAGGCTCCCGACGCTGGCTGCCCTACTTCCGCTTCTGGCGTCAGGGCGGCCGCGATCCAGAGGCGGAGCGCATCGCCCGACAGCTGGAGGACGTCGTCGAGGAGGGCCGCAACTCCGACCGTCACTTGGTGCTCAACAAGCTGATGGACTACCCCATACTCAGCGGATACGACCTCGTCGATTTCCGCATGAGCCCACGTGCAGGGCGCATCATGGCGTGGATCTTCCCCGTCTCCCTGCCCATCTATCTACTCTCTATGATCCGACGCAAGCTGCTACTTAACGACCTGCGCACCACCCTCCGCGTCTCGGGTGAAATGCAGACGCTCATCCCTAACGATAACTCGTAA
- a CDS encoding bifunctional 3,4-dihydroxy-2-butanone-4-phosphate synthase/GTP cyclohydrolase II → MNRLNTIKEAIEDFREGKFLIVVDDEDRENEGDFIIAAEKITPEKVNFMLKNGRGVLCAPITEERCEELGLGMQVAHNTSTLETPFTVTVDRLGMGCTTGVSIYDRAQTIRALADPTTKPTDLGRPGHINPLRARSRGVLRRAGHTEATVDMARLAGLYPAGALIEILNEDGTMARMPQLMEVAERFNIKIITIRDLIAYRLRTESLVEEGVEAKLPTEYGPFRIIPFRQKSNGLEHAALIKGNIGERPDEPVLVRVHSSCMTGDIFGSLRCDCGEQLHMAMRMIEKEGRGVVVYLNQEGRGIGLMDKIHAYKLQDEGMDTVEANLHLCHKADERDYGVGAQILSRIGVTKMRLITNNPVKRVGLEAYGLEVVENVPIEVAPNEYNAFYMRTKKERMGHTLTNVE, encoded by the coding sequence ATGAACCGATTGAACACAATCAAAGAAGCGATCGAAGACTTCCGCGAAGGCAAGTTCCTCATTGTTGTCGACGACGAAGACCGCGAGAACGAAGGCGACTTCATCATTGCCGCCGAAAAGATCACCCCTGAGAAAGTCAACTTCATGCTCAAGAACGGTCGCGGCGTGCTCTGCGCCCCCATCACGGAGGAGCGTTGCGAGGAGCTGGGCCTGGGCATGCAAGTGGCCCATAACACCTCCACGTTAGAAACGCCCTTCACCGTCACCGTCGACCGGCTCGGCATGGGCTGCACTACGGGCGTCTCCATCTACGACCGCGCACAGACCATCCGCGCACTGGCCGATCCGACTACGAAACCTACCGACCTCGGTCGGCCGGGGCACATCAACCCGTTGCGGGCCCGTTCGCGCGGTGTGCTGCGTCGCGCTGGACACACCGAAGCCACCGTCGACATGGCTCGCCTGGCCGGACTCTATCCCGCCGGCGCACTGATCGAGATCCTCAACGAGGACGGCACCATGGCCCGCATGCCACAGCTGATGGAGGTGGCCGAACGTTTCAACATCAAGATCATCACCATCCGTGACCTAATCGCCTACCGCCTCCGCACCGAGTCGCTCGTGGAGGAGGGCGTCGAGGCGAAGCTGCCCACCGAATACGGCCCCTTCCGTATCATCCCCTTCCGCCAGAAGAGCAACGGCCTGGAGCACGCGGCGCTGATCAAAGGCAACATCGGCGAACGCCCGGACGAACCCGTGCTGGTGCGTGTACACTCCTCCTGCATGACGGGCGACATCTTCGGCTCCCTGCGCTGCGACTGCGGCGAGCAGCTCCACATGGCTATGCGCATGATCGAAAAAGAAGGGCGCGGCGTGGTGGTCTACCTCAACCAAGAGGGCCGCGGCATCGGGCTGATGGACAAGATCCACGCCTACAAGCTGCAAGACGAAGGCATGGACACCGTCGAGGCCAACCTGCACCTCTGCCATAAGGCCGACGAGCGCGACTACGGCGTGGGTGCACAGATCCTCAGCCGCATCGGCGTCACCAAAATGCGCCTCATCACCAACAACCCCGTCAAGCGCGTCGGACTCGAAGCCTACGGGCTGGAGGTGGTCGAGAACGTGCCCATCGAAGTCGCCCCCAACGAATACAACGCCTTCTACATGCGCACCAAGAAGGAACGCATGGGCCACACGTTGACTAACGTAGAATGA
- a CDS encoding pyridoxal phosphate-dependent aminotransferase yields the protein MEHLSVRLTSLSSSATLAMSQKSNELKAQGVDVINLSVGEPDFFTPDPIKAAAKKAIDNNFSFYSPVPGFLDLRKAIVAKLKRENGLDYTVDQIIVSNGAKQSICNTLLCLVDPGDEVIVPAPYWVSYVEMVKLAEGTNVILPAGIDQNFKITPEQLEAAITPKTKALILCTPSNPTGSVYSHDELEALADVLARHPQVVVISDEIYEHINYVGRHASIASFPVLRDRVAVINGVSKAYAMTGWRIGFLAAPLWLARAASKLQGQYTSGPSSIAQKAACEAFSGDQACVEEMRVAFKRRRDLICRLCREIPDMRLAVPDGAFYIFPDVSRYFGRSAGDRKVYDSADLAMYLLETAHVATVGGHAFGAPDCIRLSYAASDEAIIEAMRRITKALSELK from the coding sequence ATGGAACATCTTTCTGTTCGCCTGACGAGTCTCTCGTCGTCTGCCACACTGGCCATGTCGCAGAAAAGCAATGAGCTGAAGGCACAAGGCGTCGACGTCATCAACCTGAGCGTCGGCGAGCCCGATTTCTTCACCCCCGACCCCATCAAGGCCGCGGCGAAGAAGGCCATCGACAACAACTTCTCGTTCTACAGCCCCGTCCCGGGCTTCTTAGACCTGCGGAAGGCCATCGTCGCCAAACTCAAGCGGGAGAACGGCCTCGACTACACCGTCGATCAGATCATCGTCTCCAACGGCGCCAAGCAGTCCATCTGCAACACCCTGCTCTGCCTCGTAGATCCGGGCGACGAAGTCATCGTGCCCGCCCCCTACTGGGTAAGCTACGTGGAGATGGTCAAGCTGGCCGAGGGCACGAACGTGATCCTGCCCGCCGGCATCGACCAGAACTTCAAGATCACGCCCGAGCAGCTCGAGGCCGCCATCACGCCCAAGACCAAGGCGCTCATCCTCTGCACGCCCTCGAACCCCACGGGCAGCGTCTACAGCCACGACGAGCTGGAGGCCCTGGCCGACGTCCTGGCGCGTCACCCGCAGGTGGTCGTCATCTCCGACGAGATCTACGAGCACATCAACTACGTCGGCCGCCACGCCAGCATCGCCTCCTTCCCCGTGTTGCGCGACCGCGTGGCCGTCATCAATGGCGTCTCCAAAGCCTACGCCATGACCGGCTGGCGCATTGGCTTCCTGGCCGCCCCGCTGTGGCTGGCCCGGGCCGCCAGCAAGCTGCAAGGACAGTACACCTCGGGGCCCAGCAGCATTGCGCAGAAAGCCGCCTGCGAAGCCTTCTCCGGCGACCAGGCGTGTGTCGAGGAGATGCGCGTGGCCTTCAAGCGTCGGCGCGACCTGATCTGCCGCCTCTGCCGCGAGATCCCCGACATGCGTCTGGCTGTGCCCGACGGCGCCTTCTACATCTTCCCCGACGTCAGCCGTTACTTCGGCCGCAGCGCCGGCGATCGCAAAGTCTACGACTCGGCCGACCTGGCCATGTACCTCCTGGAGACGGCCCACGTGGCCACCGTCGGCGGTCATGCCTTCGGCGCCCCAGACTGCATCCGCCTCTCCTACGCCGCCTCCGACGAGGCCATCATCGAGGCCATGCGCCGTATCACCAAAGCGCTGTCTGAACTCAAATAG